In Croceicoccus sp. Ery15, a genomic segment contains:
- a CDS encoding type II toxin-antitoxin system RelE/ParE family toxin has product MPRPTLRTISWVKAARKDFEAFPSRTIDRALDALTIVADVGTPDVAKPLTGLGAGVWELAIKERGDAYRVVYALQLGDDIWVVHAFQKKSTKGISTPRHEIDLVRERIKRLKEILA; this is encoded by the coding sequence ATGCCTCGCCCCACACTTCGGACGATCTCATGGGTCAAGGCGGCGCGGAAGGATTTCGAGGCGTTTCCGTCCCGTACGATCGATCGGGCGCTTGATGCGCTGACGATTGTGGCCGATGTTGGCACGCCGGATGTGGCCAAGCCGTTGACTGGACTTGGTGCCGGTGTCTGGGAACTGGCAATCAAGGAGCGCGGCGATGCCTATCGCGTCGTTTATGCGCTGCAACTGGGCGACGATATCTGGGTGGTCCATGCCTTCCAGAAGAAATCGACCAAGGGAATTTCGACGCCGCGTCACGAAATCGACCTCGTGCGCGAGCGGATCAAACGATTGAAGGAGATTCTGGCATGA
- a CDS encoding single-stranded DNA-binding protein, whose protein sequence is MQNIAEFHIIGRIGRIDATKEVTHLSVAANYNRRDGNEWKNDPHWNRVTLFGKLRDRLANAATGDLVRITGRVRQTSYETDGTTHYCVDMIADGLAILAKASGKPADEDVGE, encoded by the coding sequence ATGCAGAACATCGCAGAATTCCACATCATCGGACGCATCGGCAGGATCGATGCCACCAAGGAGGTCACCCACCTTTCGGTCGCAGCCAACTACAACCGCCGCGATGGCAACGAGTGGAAGAACGATCCCCACTGGAACCGCGTCACCCTGTTCGGCAAGTTGCGTGATCGCCTCGCCAACGCCGCGACGGGCGATCTCGTGCGGATCACCGGAAGGGTTCGCCAGACCAGCTACGAGACCGATGGCACGACCCACTACTGCGTGGACATGATCGCCGATGGCTTGGCGATCCTCGCCAAAGCGAGCGGCAAGCCTGCCGACGAAGACGTCGGGGAGTAG
- a CDS encoding ImmA/IrrE family metallo-endopeptidase encodes MFNIERLELARKRRRYTAKVLAERAGIAPVTYSRIVNRQQVPDEATVVALVAALGYPREFFEQDDFDPIDKSAASFRSLTGMTARERDAALAAGSLAFEVMDWVHSHFTLPEPDILDLGHERSPASAARMLRQHWAMGEKPVAHMIKLLETKGVRVFSLAEDTKNVDAFSCWRGNEPFVFLNTYKSSERSRFDAAHELGHLVLHRHGAPQGREAEAEANNFASAFLMPQADLLSTIPYVSSVEQIVSAKKRWGVAAVALAYRLNKLGLMTEWQYIQVNRLYRSSEPDGIAPERSVVWQMVLTDLWKDGLSRSHIAKELLLPDSELESLLFGLVGSISPPLRQSPVLRSVE; translated from the coding sequence ATGTTCAATATAGAACGGCTCGAACTGGCCCGCAAGCGGCGCCGGTACACTGCGAAGGTGCTCGCCGAACGTGCGGGCATCGCGCCCGTGACGTATTCTCGCATCGTCAACAGGCAACAAGTGCCGGATGAAGCGACGGTTGTCGCTCTTGTGGCGGCACTCGGCTACCCCCGTGAATTTTTCGAGCAGGATGATTTCGATCCAATCGATAAGTCAGCTGCCAGCTTTCGCAGTCTGACCGGCATGACAGCTCGCGAGCGCGATGCTGCATTGGCGGCTGGCTCTTTGGCATTCGAGGTCATGGATTGGGTTCATTCGCATTTCACGCTTCCAGAACCGGATATCCTCGACCTGGGGCACGAGCGCAGTCCAGCCTCTGCGGCGCGCATGCTGCGACAACATTGGGCTATGGGTGAAAAGCCGGTTGCCCATATGATCAAACTGCTGGAAACTAAGGGCGTTCGCGTATTTTCTCTTGCGGAGGATACCAAGAATGTCGATGCGTTTTCATGCTGGCGTGGCAACGAGCCATTCGTCTTTCTGAACACTTACAAGTCGAGCGAGCGAAGCCGTTTCGATGCCGCGCATGAATTAGGTCACCTCGTTCTGCACCGTCACGGCGCGCCCCAAGGCCGTGAAGCGGAGGCGGAAGCTAACAACTTTGCTTCTGCTTTTCTGATGCCGCAGGCAGACCTCCTGTCCACTATTCCGTATGTTTCCAGCGTTGAGCAGATCGTCAGTGCGAAGAAGCGCTGGGGTGTGGCCGCAGTCGCCCTCGCCTACCGGCTCAACAAACTCGGTCTAATGACGGAATGGCAGTATATTCAGGTCAATCGACTCTATCGGTCGTCGGAGCCAGACGGGATTGCCCCGGAAAGATCAGTGGTTTGGCAAATGGTGCTCACAGACCTTTGGAAAGATGGATTGTCCCGTTCGCATATTGCCAAGGAACTTCTACTTCCGGACAGTGAGCTTGAGAGCCTGCTATTTGGCTTGGTCGGTTCGATTTCGCCTCCATTGAGACAATCACCTGTCTTGCGTTCGGTGGAATGA
- a CDS encoding DUF3768 domain-containing protein has protein sequence MSADTLSRSDRIARLNDRARQAMGLACVAVATEGFRALPEQDQSRVRELVETFDAFTPDNDPYGERDFGAIYRDGEGRWTTTRPTRSAETVFWKIDAYDRDLQFGSEEPANPAVTRRVLTIMLASEY, from the coding sequence ATGAGTGCTGACACCCTCTCCCGCAGCGACCGGATTGCCCGGCTCAATGATAGGGCCCGGCAGGCGATGGGCCTGGCCTGCGTTGCCGTGGCAACCGAGGGGTTCCGGGCCTTGCCCGAGCAAGATCAGTCGCGTGTGCGCGAGCTGGTCGAAACCTTCGACGCCTTCACGCCGGACAATGATCCTTATGGCGAGCGCGATTTCGGGGCGATCTATCGGGATGGCGAAGGTCGCTGGACGACGACGCGACCCACGCGGTCTGCCGAAACCGTGTTCTGGAAGATCGATGCATACGACCGCGATTTGCAGTTCGGCAGTGAGGAGCCGGCCAATCCTGCCGTTACGCGGCGGGTGCTCACGATAATGCTGGCCAGCGAATATTGA
- a CDS encoding GNAT family N-acetyltransferase encodes MTLIRQAIFPDDAASLLDIWREFITNSPVNLDYQGNDAEFANLPGKYAAPQGCVLLAERDGGIDGCVAFRMVSKDICEMKRLYVRPNARGNRLGHALVSRLIVEARKAGYREIRLDVMEKSATARRLYEQFGFVDAEPISVNPVPGASFLGLQI; translated from the coding sequence ATGACGCTGATAAGGCAGGCCATCTTCCCGGATGATGCAGCTTCGCTGCTAGACATCTGGCGCGAGTTTATCACGAACTCTCCCGTCAATCTCGACTATCAGGGGAATGACGCCGAATTCGCGAACCTGCCGGGCAAATATGCTGCGCCGCAAGGGTGCGTTCTGCTCGCTGAACGCGACGGCGGAATCGATGGCTGCGTCGCATTTCGGATGGTCAGCAAGGACATTTGCGAAATGAAGCGTCTCTATGTCCGGCCCAATGCACGCGGAAACCGCCTGGGGCACGCGCTGGTCAGCCGTTTGATCGTAGAAGCACGCAAGGCTGGGTATCGCGAAATCAGGCTCGACGTCATGGAGAAGTCCGCCACCGCACGCAGGCTTTACGAACAATTCGGGTTTGTCGATGCCGAGCCGATCTCGGTCAATCCGGTTCCCGGCGCGTCATTTCTCGGTCTGCAGATTTAG
- a CDS encoding DUF6516 family protein yields MDETHDSSLDALLPLDGEIFVIDPAGDHWVKFEVKRVEPSTERPHGLRYSLTLHGSDGERLVGFDNAHPVASGSGPGAKRPAAFDHKHRLRTIRPYDYADAASLLADFWKEVEAVLAERGVKL; encoded by the coding sequence GTGGACGAAACGCATGATTCGAGCCTTGATGCCCTGCTCCCGCTCGATGGCGAGATTTTCGTGATCGATCCTGCGGGCGATCACTGGGTCAAGTTCGAGGTCAAGCGTGTCGAACCATCGACCGAAAGGCCGCATGGTCTGCGTTATTCGCTGACCCTGCACGGCAGCGATGGCGAGCGTCTGGTTGGCTTCGACAACGCCCACCCGGTGGCCTCGGGTTCGGGGCCGGGAGCCAAACGGCCTGCGGCTTTCGATCACAAGCACCGACTGCGGACGATCAGGCCATACGATTATGCCGACGCCGCCAGTCTGCTGGCCGATTTCTGGAAGGAAGTCGAAGCCGTGCTGGCGGAAAGAGGAGTGAAACTATGA
- a CDS encoding integrase arm-type DNA-binding domain-containing protein → MTSSITKQAIDAMAARAHRTGDAQLELVDDREPGLRVRAGKRTVTWSLLVRLRNGKRSRVTLGTWPLMSIAEARDAARLHRQQVMEGVDPNEVKQAEVETAKRELECRLTVKDALDKYEAIKLAQLRHGPERRRSLDGKRGIISDLVDRELASLTRAELTSRIRELAVTSPTAGNRKLAHLKAFLNWCVNEDFIETNVIDKVKKPGREVPRTRCHSLDELKEIWAAAGRLGYPFGPMIRLLIVIPMRREEIASLPIDELKIDWDEESGEGKWTIPGERVKNGRALNVPLSPLATRIIRTVIDDPARPKESRFLFTTTGTTSVSGFRKAKDRLDRYIHDARQKAATKAGTMATEMPHWRVHDLRTSFATQAAEILHIDISVVDRMLNHVATATTSKVARIYNMSELFEQRREASNAWADLLEREVIECKKKGTG, encoded by the coding sequence ATGACGAGTTCGATCACAAAACAGGCCATCGATGCCATGGCTGCACGCGCGCACCGGACCGGTGACGCGCAACTGGAGCTGGTCGATGATCGCGAGCCGGGCCTGCGCGTGCGGGCTGGCAAGCGCACGGTAACCTGGTCGCTGCTCGTGCGGCTCAGGAACGGAAAGAGGTCGCGTGTCACGCTGGGCACCTGGCCATTGATGTCGATTGCCGAAGCGCGTGACGCGGCGCGACTGCATCGCCAGCAGGTGATGGAAGGCGTCGATCCCAATGAAGTGAAGCAGGCGGAAGTCGAAACCGCCAAGCGCGAACTGGAATGCCGTTTGACGGTGAAGGACGCTCTCGACAAATACGAGGCGATCAAGCTGGCCCAGCTTCGCCATGGGCCGGAGCGGCGGCGCTCGCTCGACGGCAAGCGTGGCATCATTTCCGATCTGGTTGACCGGGAACTGGCATCGCTGACACGTGCGGAACTGACTTCACGGATCAGGGAGCTGGCCGTCACGTCGCCCACGGCAGGCAACCGCAAGCTGGCGCATCTGAAGGCCTTCCTAAACTGGTGCGTCAACGAGGATTTCATCGAGACCAACGTCATCGACAAGGTCAAGAAGCCGGGCCGCGAAGTGCCGCGCACCCGCTGCCACAGCCTTGATGAATTGAAGGAAATCTGGGCGGCTGCTGGCAGGCTTGGCTACCCATTCGGGCCGATGATCCGGTTGCTGATCGTGATCCCGATGCGGCGCGAGGAAATCGCATCACTCCCGATCGATGAGCTCAAGATCGACTGGGACGAAGAAAGCGGGGAAGGGAAGTGGACCATCCCCGGCGAGCGGGTGAAAAACGGCAGGGCGCTGAACGTTCCGTTATCCCCACTGGCAACGCGCATCATCCGCACGGTGATCGACGATCCCGCCCGGCCCAAGGAAAGCCGCTTCCTGTTCACGACCACCGGCACGACATCAGTATCGGGCTTCCGCAAGGCCAAGGACCGGCTCGACCGCTACATCCATGACGCGCGCCAGAAAGCGGCAACGAAGGCCGGGACTATGGCAACCGAAATGCCACATTGGCGGGTCCATGACCTGCGCACCAGCTTCGCAACACAGGCTGCGGAAATCCTTCACATCGATATTTCGGTGGTGGACCGCATGCTCAACCATGTCGCGACGGCGACAACGTCGAAGGTCGCCCGCATCTACAACATGTCCGAACTGTTCGAGCAGCGCCGCGAAGCATCGAATGCCTGGGCCGACCTGCTTGAGCGGGAAGTGATCGAATGCAAAAAAAAGGGAACGGGTTGA
- a CDS encoding DUF262 domain-containing protein codes for MYKPGGTIAAALEKIQQKSYVLPAIQREFVWKPEQIERLFDSLMQGYPFGTFLFWTVKPETSGSFKFYDFVLNYHQRDAAHCPELPTLHDQTVTAVLDGQQRLTALNIGLRGSMAMKLPSKWWTNPDAFPKRTLRLNLLAPLEPDEEGAVYDFRFLDDAQVERDEAALWFPVTEILGMKGGPPMLAWLVAKKLEGDALNSAYTILDRLHQVVHVDQRVFYYEEESQDVERVLNIFIRLNSGGTVLSYSDLLLSIAVAQWKKVDARSEIHSLVDEINRIGTGFSLSQDFVLKAGLMLSDIASVGFKVENFTQANMEKLEGNWPQIRAALVRTVELAASFGLNGQTLRADSALLPIAYYLYHRRAPANYAVSNQFAADRNVIHSWLTRSLLKASGIWGSGLDTFLTALREVIQQKGETSFPARELEQVMDARGKSLAFSPAEVEDMLTMQYGDKRMFALLSMLFPFVDLRNQFHMDHVFPISRFTAAKLRKAGIDEDRIENLSRMANELPNLQLLEGTANTEKRDKLPGEWLADHYPNAGDRAHYCAIHDLGDVPEALEGFEQFHSERRERLRTRIQGVLTIEQE; via the coding sequence ATGTACAAGCCCGGGGGAACGATTGCTGCAGCGCTGGAGAAGATCCAGCAGAAATCCTACGTGCTTCCGGCGATCCAACGCGAATTCGTGTGGAAGCCCGAGCAGATCGAGCGTCTGTTTGACAGCCTTATGCAAGGCTACCCTTTCGGCACCTTTCTGTTCTGGACTGTGAAGCCTGAGACAAGCGGCAGCTTCAAATTCTACGACTTCGTGCTGAACTACCATCAGCGTGATGCCGCCCATTGCCCGGAACTGCCGACATTGCATGACCAGACGGTCACCGCCGTTCTGGACGGGCAGCAGCGGCTGACCGCGCTAAACATTGGTCTGCGCGGTTCGATGGCGATGAAGCTGCCGAGCAAATGGTGGACCAACCCTGACGCATTTCCGAAAAGGACATTGCGCCTCAATCTCTTGGCTCCGTTAGAACCCGACGAAGAAGGAGCGGTTTACGATTTCCGTTTCCTCGATGACGCACAGGTCGAGCGCGATGAAGCCGCCTTGTGGTTTCCCGTGACCGAGATTCTCGGGATGAAAGGCGGCCCGCCGATGCTTGCATGGCTGGTTGCCAAAAAGCTCGAAGGCGATGCACTCAATAGCGCCTACACAATCCTTGATCGGCTGCATCAGGTTGTCCACGTGGACCAGAGGGTCTTCTACTATGAGGAAGAAAGCCAAGACGTTGAGCGGGTGCTCAACATCTTCATTCGCCTCAATTCCGGTGGCACAGTGCTTTCCTATTCCGACCTGCTGCTCAGTATCGCAGTTGCGCAGTGGAAGAAGGTGGATGCCCGATCTGAAATCCACAGCCTTGTCGATGAGATCAACAGAATTGGCACTGGCTTTTCGCTGAGCCAGGACTTTGTATTGAAGGCCGGCCTGATGCTGTCTGACATCGCAAGTGTCGGTTTCAAGGTCGAGAACTTCACGCAAGCCAACATGGAGAAGCTGGAAGGCAACTGGCCGCAAATTCGTGCTGCCTTGGTCCGGACTGTGGAATTGGCGGCGAGCTTCGGCCTCAACGGCCAGACACTTCGTGCAGACAGCGCCCTGCTGCCTATCGCCTACTACCTTTATCACCGTAGAGCCCCAGCGAACTATGCCGTCAGCAACCAGTTCGCCGCCGACCGGAATGTCATTCATTCCTGGCTGACCCGCTCGTTGCTGAAAGCATCGGGAATCTGGGGCAGCGGCCTTGATACGTTCCTCACCGCATTGCGCGAAGTGATTCAGCAGAAGGGTGAAACGTCCTTCCCCGCGCGGGAACTCGAACAAGTCATGGATGCACGTGGAAAGTCGCTCGCATTCTCGCCTGCGGAAGTCGAAGACATGCTCACGATGCAGTATGGCGACAAACGCATGTTCGCACTGCTCTCAATGCTGTTTCCGTTCGTCGATTTGCGAAACCAGTTCCACATGGACCACGTATTTCCCATTTCGCGGTTCACGGCCGCCAAGCTCCGCAAAGCAGGCATTGACGAAGACAGGATCGAGAATCTCTCCCGAATGGCAAACGAGCTGCCAAATCTACAATTGCTCGAAGGCACAGCGAATACAGAGAAGCGCGACAAGTTGCCCGGCGAATGGCTCGCGGATCACTATCCAAACGCTGGTGACCGAGCGCACTATTGCGCCATCCACGATCTTGGCGATGTGCCCGAAGCGCTCGAAGGCTTTGAACAATTTCATTCGGAGCGCCGCGAGCGCCTACGAACTCGCATCCAAGGGGTGCTTACGATTGAGCAGGAATAA
- a CDS encoding helix-turn-helix domain-containing protein, with protein sequence MTDKTDDIELVRGSGNVFADFDAPDAGLRQLRATLAAEVIKTLDKERLTVRDAEARTGIAAADFSRIRQAKLDRFTVDRLMRILDRLNRDVRVRISVAPRAASGKRSGPSHLAA encoded by the coding sequence ATGACCGACAAAACCGATGACATCGAGCTGGTGCGCGGGTCCGGCAATGTCTTTGCCGACTTCGACGCGCCCGACGCAGGCCTGCGCCAGCTTCGTGCGACGCTTGCCGCCGAAGTGATTAAAACGCTCGACAAGGAGCGGCTGACCGTGCGCGACGCCGAGGCGCGCACCGGCATTGCGGCAGCCGATTTTTCGCGCATCCGCCAGGCCAAGCTCGACCGGTTCACGGTCGACCGCCTGATGCGCATCCTTGACCGGCTAAACCGCGATGTCCGGGTCAGGATTTCAGTCGCGCCGCGCGCCGCAAGCGGGAAGCGATCCGGCCCTTCGCATCTGGCTGCTTGA
- a CDS encoding GIY-YIG nuclease family protein: MNRPSIEEILTPKPDVRPRIYAYSIADEAHDGLLKVGQTTRDVKQRVAEQLKTAAIANYTIELDEPGEADDGSIITDHAVRDALRRKGFANPQLEWMRCSLADVKTVLTELRSGQQFTGTHHEDFPPRKEQLEAVEQTYAYYHSRWQQDANAVPRFLWNAKMRFGKTFTSYQLAKKLGAKRVLVLTFKPAVEDAWQTDLESHVDFDGWQYLSRNSGRDPSQIDGDKPVVYFGSFQDLLGRDKAGNIKARNEWLHTINWDLVVLDEYHFGAWRETAKELFEGEDASIAKEAAKTEYANGLDDVNEDLGVMSESETDFLPITTRAYLYLSGTPFKALATGEFIEEQIFNWTYTDEQRAKEEFAAQHPGQRNPYGALPQMHLLTYQMPPEITHIASGGELDEFDLNEFFAANGTGVLAQFKHKDEVQKWLNVIRNSPDAPRSFDSIKTGVVPPWPYSDTRLLPHLQHSFWFLPNVAACHAMANLLEEKHNTFWHDYQVIVAAGASAGIGLDALPPVRDKVGSGFDTKTITLSCGKLTTGVTVKQWSSILMLRNLQSPETYFQAAFRVQSPWSIKNPNGDNPNEEEIIKPVCFVFDFAPTRALRQLSEYGIGLSPGEANPENAVKELVSFLPVLAYDGAKMMQIDAGGILDIAMAGTSATLLARKWESAMLVNVDNDTLRRVLENPEAMAAVERIEGWRALGDNIIETIINKSEKIKDIKDKAKANDGELTPKEKKELTAEEKEFKSKRKLVQEKLIKFATRIPAFMYLTDFRENKLQDVITKLEPDLFHAVTGLTVADFHLLVRLRVFNTERMNEAVFAFRRYEDASLRYTGIESHEGLTHYGLYDTVVAKEFDS, encoded by the coding sequence ATGAATAGGCCTTCAATCGAGGAAATCCTTACTCCGAAACCCGATGTGCGCCCGCGCATCTATGCCTACTCCATCGCGGATGAGGCGCATGACGGGCTGCTCAAGGTTGGACAGACCACGCGCGATGTAAAGCAGCGCGTGGCCGAGCAGTTAAAGACGGCGGCGATTGCCAATTACACCATCGAACTCGACGAACCCGGCGAGGCCGATGACGGGTCAATCATCACCGATCATGCCGTGCGCGATGCGCTCAGGCGCAAGGGCTTTGCCAATCCGCAGCTTGAATGGATGCGATGTTCGCTGGCCGATGTGAAAACCGTGCTGACCGAACTGCGCAGCGGACAACAATTCACCGGCACGCATCACGAGGATTTTCCGCCGCGCAAGGAGCAGTTGGAAGCGGTCGAGCAAACTTACGCCTATTACCATTCGCGCTGGCAGCAGGATGCCAATGCCGTTCCCCGCTTCCTGTGGAACGCCAAGATGCGTTTCGGCAAGACCTTCACCAGCTATCAGCTTGCCAAGAAACTTGGGGCGAAACGGGTGCTGGTGCTGACCTTCAAGCCTGCCGTCGAAGATGCGTGGCAGACTGACCTTGAATCCCATGTCGATTTTGACGGGTGGCAGTATCTCTCCCGCAATTCCGGGCGTGATCCGAGCCAGATCGATGGTGACAAGCCGGTGGTCTATTTCGGCTCGTTCCAAGACCTGCTGGGGCGCGACAAAGCCGGGAATATCAAAGCCCGCAACGAATGGCTCCACACGATCAACTGGGATTTGGTCGTGTTGGACGAATATCATTTCGGCGCATGGCGCGAGACGGCCAAGGAGCTTTTCGAGGGCGAGGATGCTTCGATTGCCAAGGAAGCAGCCAAGACCGAGTATGCCAATGGTCTTGACGATGTGAACGAAGACCTTGGCGTCATGTCGGAAAGCGAAACCGATTTTTTGCCGATCACCACGCGGGCTTACCTCTACCTTTCCGGCACCCCTTTCAAGGCGCTGGCTACGGGCGAGTTCATTGAGGAACAGATATTCAACTGGACCTACACCGACGAGCAGCGAGCCAAGGAAGAATTTGCTGCGCAGCATCCGGGGCAGCGCAATCCCTACGGCGCGTTGCCGCAAATGCACTTGCTGACCTACCAGATGCCGCCGGAGATTACCCATATCGCCAGTGGCGGCGAGCTGGACGAATTTGACCTCAATGAGTTTTTCGCGGCGAACGGCACGGGCGTTCTTGCGCAGTTCAAGCACAAGGACGAGGTGCAGAAATGGCTCAACGTCATTCGTAACTCGCCCGATGCACCGCGATCATTCGACAGTATCAAAACCGGCGTTGTCCCGCCGTGGCCCTATTCGGACACGCGGCTTCTGCCTCACTTGCAGCACAGCTTCTGGTTTCTGCCCAATGTCGCGGCCTGCCACGCGATGGCGAATTTGCTGGAAGAGAAGCACAATACGTTCTGGCACGATTATCAGGTGATCGTGGCGGCAGGCGCATCTGCGGGCATAGGCCTCGATGCCTTGCCGCCGGTTCGGGACAAAGTTGGCAGCGGGTTCGACACCAAGACCATCACGCTTTCCTGCGGCAAGCTGACCACCGGGGTTACGGTCAAGCAATGGTCATCGATCCTGATGCTGCGCAATCTTCAATCGCCGGAGACGTATTTTCAGGCGGCGTTTCGGGTGCAGTCGCCCTGGTCGATCAAGAATCCCAACGGGGACAATCCGAACGAGGAAGAGATCATCAAGCCGGTCTGTTTCGTGTTCGATTTCGCCCCGACTAGGGCGCTGCGGCAATTGTCGGAATACGGCATCGGGCTTTCGCCGGGAGAAGCGAACCCGGAAAACGCGGTGAAGGAGCTTGTCTCGTTCCTGCCCGTGCTCGCCTATGACGGCGCGAAGATGATGCAGATCGACGCGGGCGGCATCCTTGACATTGCGATGGCGGGAACGTCCGCGACCCTGCTAGCCCGCAAATGGGAATCGGCCATGCTGGTGAACGTGGACAACGACACGTTGCGCCGCGTTCTCGAAAACCCCGAAGCGATGGCCGCTGTTGAGCGGATCGAAGGTTGGCGCGCCTTGGGCGACAACATCATCGAGACGATCATCAACAAGAGCGAGAAAATCAAGGACATCAAGGACAAGGCCAAAGCCAATGACGGGGAACTGACCCCGAAAGAGAAGAAAGAACTGACCGCCGAGGAAAAGGAATTCAAATCCAAGCGCAAGCTGGTTCAGGAAAAGCTGATAAAGTTCGCCACCCGCATCCCGGCCTTCATGTATCTCACAGATTTCCGCGAGAACAAGCTACAGGACGTGATTACCAAGTTGGAACCGGACCTGTTTCATGCAGTCACCGGCCTGACTGTAGCGGATTTCCACCTGCTGGTTCGCCTTCGCGTCTTCAACACCGAGCGGATGAACGAAGCGGTGTTCGCGTTCCGCCGCTACGAGGATGCGTCGCTTCGCTATACCGGCATCGAGAGCCACGAAGGGCTGACGCATTATGGCCTGTATGACACTGTGGTTGCGAAGGAATTTGATTCTTAG
- a CDS encoding helix-turn-helix domain-containing protein, whose protein sequence is MKTLKIGIANPADYKARTMAIARGELKPSAQGPKVWFTSIESLAKVLSDRNRELLALIAEEKPESLQDLAERTGRAKSNLSRTLKTMEHYGLVRFEKRPNRALAPRVTYDDIRLDLPLRSKAA, encoded by the coding sequence ATGAAGACGTTGAAGATCGGCATTGCCAATCCGGCTGACTACAAGGCGCGGACCATGGCGATTGCGCGGGGAGAACTGAAGCCATCGGCGCAAGGGCCGAAGGTGTGGTTCACCTCCATCGAGAGCCTTGCCAAGGTGCTGTCCGACCGCAACCGCGAGCTGCTGGCGCTGATCGCCGAGGAGAAGCCGGAATCACTTCAGGACCTTGCCGAGCGAACCGGGCGCGCGAAGTCCAACCTTTCGCGCACCCTGAAAACGATGGAGCACTATGGCCTGGTCCGCTTCGAAAAGCGCCCCAATCGCGCCCTCGCCCCGCGCGTCACCTATGACGATATCCGGCTCGATCTGCCATTGCGATCCAAGGCGGCGTGA